In Gadus macrocephalus chromosome 4, ASM3116895v1, the following proteins share a genomic window:
- the LOC132455238 gene encoding E3 ubiquitin-protein ligase TRIM39-like, whose amino-acid sequence MASANPSWSEENFSCPICLDSFSSPVTTPCGHNFCRTCITEFWNEQIKYICPLCNMLFNTRPDLWINTLLSELTAQFRTSVRVKEQPFVKPGEVPCDVCTGTQLKAVKSCLVCLISYCQTHLEPHQRVAGLKKHQLVEPMDGLEDRMCKKHNQLLELFCMIEQVCVCQFCTATTHRFHPVVPLKEEYVVKKAQLGKMEAEVHQMIQERKQKIKEIKDTAKRSKEDADSAIADGVQVLTALKRCIEKCQDDLNRMVKERLKSTEKQAEDFIKELEQEIEDLTNRSSEVKQLSHTKDHLHFLKAFKSLKDPPHTRDWMTVEIRPPSYVGTLRRSLDQLEETLNMEMEKLCEDAELKRVQQYEVDVTLDPDTAHPCLTLSEDGKQVHDEDEEKELPDNPKRFTQCVCVLTRQSFSSGRFYFEVQVKDKTKWSFGVARESIDRKDQIIETPETGLWTLYYDNDGLVFNDDPDVCLPLRAELQKLGVFVDYDEGVVSFYDVEARVHIYSATGYTFSEPLYPFLCPCDNPAPLIISPVNIID is encoded by the coding sequence atggcctctgctaacccttcctggtctgaagagaacttttcatgtccCATCTGTCTGGATTCATTCAGCAGTCCAGTCaccacaccatgtggacacaacttctgcagaacctgtattacggAGTTCTGGAATGAACAAATCAAGTACATATGTCCTCTTTGCAACATGCTTTTCAACACAAGACCTGATTTATGGATCAATACCCTCTTATCAGAGCTGACCGCTCAGTTTCGAACATCCGtacgagtaaaagagcagcctttTGTTAAACCAGGAGAAGTTCcatgtgacgtctgtactgggacccagctgaaagccgtgaagtcctgcctcgtgtgtcttatctcttactgccaaacccacctggaaccacatcagagagtcgcaggcctgaagaaacatcagttggtcgagcctatggacggTCTGGAAGACAgaatgtgtaagaaacacaatCAACTACTGGAGCTCTTTTGCATGattgaacaggtgtgtgtgtgtcagttctgcacagCGACCACCCACAGGTTCCATCCTGTTGTACCACTAAAAGAAGAATATGTAGTGAAAaaggcccagctggggaagatggAGGCTGAAGTTCAtcagatgatccaggagagaaaacaaaagattaaggagatTAAAGACACAGCTAAACGCAGCAAAGAAGACGCAGACAGTGCGATAGCCGATGGTGTGCAGGTCCTCACTGCACTGAAGCGCTGCATTGAAAAGTGCCAGGATGATCTCAACCGGATGGTTAAAGAGAgactgaaatccacagagaaacaagctgaagacttcatcaaagagctggagcaggaaatagaagacctgaccaatagaagctcagaggtgaagcagctctcacacactaaagaccacctccacttcctcaaaGCCTTCaaatccctgaaggatcctccacacACCAGGGACTGGATGACGGTGGAGATCCGTCCTCCGTCTTatgtagggaccttgaggagatccctggatcagctggaggagacactgaacatggagatggaGAAGCTGTGTGAggatgctgaactgaagagagtccagcagtatgaagtagatgtgactctggatcctgatacagctcatccctgtctcaccctctctgaggatgggaaacaagtacatgatgaagatgaagagaaGGAACTCCCAGACAACCCGAAGAGATTTacacagtgtgtatgtgttctcacgaggcagagcttctcctcagggagattttactttgaggtccaggttaaagacaagactaAATGGTCTTTCGGAGTtgccagagagtccatcgacaGAAAAGATCAGATCATAGAGACCCCTGAGACGGGTTTATGGACACTTTACTACGACAATGATGGGTTGGTATTCAATGACGACCCTgatgtctgtctccctctgagagctgagctccagaagctgggggtgtttgttgattatgatgagggtgtgGTCTCCTTCTACGATGtagaagccagggttcatatctactctgctactggctacACCTTCAGcgagcctctctatccattccTCTGTCCGTGTGACAACcctgcccccctgatcatctcacctgtcaatataatagactag